TGAAGTTAATTGAGATAAAGTATGAAACATTCGATTTGTTACGAACAGCAAATTCAGCTTTAGATAAAGCTAGTCCATATCAACCAGTCGAACAAAAGAAAGTTTCCGATAACAGGACATTGACGGAGCAAAAAAATACCGGAAAAAGAGAGACACAAACAACTAAAGCGGGAGAAAGGGCAACTAATAGTTATGAAAATGCTGATTTTGCAGATCAGAGTCAAGATTCTAATGAGCCCGTAAATGAAGACGAACAATCATATCTTAAATATGATCGTGGGAAAGATTCGGCTACTCATTATTATAAAATTATAGGCAAACAGTATACAAATCCGGTTGGGAAGGAACAAGCTAAAGTAATGGAAAGCTGGGGTGTTAAGGTTAAAACAGAATCAAAGGCTAATCAGAAGTAAAAAATAAAAAAACTAGATTATAATGTTAAAAAAAACATTAATTGTATTAGTATTGATTATACTTTATTCATGCAATAAGAGAAAGGAAATAACTGAATATTATTCAAATGGTAAGGTTAAGGAAGAATGTGAATATATTGATGGGCAAAAGAATTGGATAGTAAGAAATTATTATGATAATGGTCAAGTACAAACTGAAGTCTTTAAAAAAGATTCATTAGCTCATGGCAAAGAATTATCATACCATCCGAATGGAAAATTAAGGTCTGAGGGTGAAAATAAGGATGGGCAAAGAATTGGATTGTTCAAGTTTTATTATGATAATGGAATTTTGGAGGCTGAAGAGTTTTATGTGAATGGCTTGTTAGATGGAACTTCAAAAGAGTACTATCAAAATGGAAAGATAAAAACAATTTATTCTTTTACTGGTGGAAAAAAAGATGGATTGTTTAAATACTTTTATGAAACTGGAAAAATTAAGAAAATAGAGGGATACAAAAATGGAGAAGGCTTTTCAGATAAACAATATAATGAAGATGGAAAAGTTTACTACTATGCAACCGTTGACAGTGGTTTACTGGTTTATAAAGGGAATTGGATTCCGTTAGACACTGCATTAATTAATAAAAACAAAAAGTGATTTATTGAAATATCGGAATTGGCATAAAGCATACCAAGAAATTATCAATTCTTCAAAAAGGACAAGTCCTGAAATAAATTCAAAGTACAATAAAAAATAAAAGTATATGAAGGTAACGATTGAGAAATCTGATGATTTCGTAGAAGCAAAATTTGAAGATGTGAAGGAATTTGAGGAGTTCTATAAACTAGCAGATACTATTTGTGATAAATTAAAATCTTCTTTTGTAAATAAAGTTGATGATTTTGATTCTCTTTACTGGGAATTTCTATATAGTGGTGTTCGATTTATTCTTCATTATAACACATACTTAGGAATATCTATCTATCCTCATAAAAGCCAACAAGTAACAGGGAAAGAAGAAGATATTTTGAGAATGCTTTTAAGTACTATAGCTGTTGAAGAAGGAGGCAATAAATAATACACTAACAAAAAGTTGTTTTATTATTTGAGATTATAAGTACTCTCGGTTCCTATGAGTTTCGGATGAAGAAACAAGGAAAAGGAAATGGGGTAAGCCTCAAAAATCACTTAGAAGAAAAAATGGGACTTCAAAGTCGGAAATTAATTATTACAAATTAAAAGATAATTCATAAATAGACCACTTCATGACCGAAAGTTAGACATTATCTGAATTTCAGTATGCTTCTTTTCTGCTTGAACCGCGGTTTGTTATCTGAATGGTTCTTAATTTAAAACTGATGATTGTATGTTAAAAAAAACTACATTATTTGCTTTGTTTTTAGTTTCATACATTCCCCTTTTTCTCATTCTTGCTATACAAAATTTGAATGATAAGATGTTAGATGAACAAGGAATTGCATTAAGTATTATGCCAATTCTTAAAAACAATTTGTTTTCGTTGGTTCTTGTGACAATTTCAATTTTATCTTTTCTCTACTATTTGATTTTCATTAAGGTTAATGCCAGTGCAGGTTTTCGAAATCCTAAAAAGGTAGTTAGAATAAAAAACTCAGGTATTGAGTACCTCTCTTATCTAGCAACATATATTATCCCTTTTATTGGTTTAAAATTTGACACTTGGAATAATCTGCTTGCAACTACTTTATTATTTCTCATTATAGGGTTCATTTATACAAAAACGAATTTACTTTATGCCAACCCTACACTGGCTCTTTTTGGTTATTATATATTCCAAGCAACATTTGAAGATGGAGAAGAACGAACTGTAATCAGTAAAGGGAAATTGAAGAAAAATGCTTCATATAGGTATAAAGAACTTGACGAAGACCTTTATTTTATTAAAATCACTTGATAATGAACAAAGCTCAATTACAGGAAAAACTTCAATATTTCATACAAGACGGGGAAACTGTAAGTGTGGAAATGTATCTTCAATACGAAGATGACAATAAAAGCATTCTCACTTACCTACCCGCAACAGAAGAAAATAAACTTAGTCCTGCCTTAGGTAGAATTGTCCGTTCTCAAATAAAGAATAAATTTTTTAATGAGTCGGAAGATTATCAATATGAAATCGTAAGTGCAAATACAGCCGAAGCAAATAATGTCAGACAAGTTTTCCATATTAGTAAAGCTGACATCCCCAGAGCATCTGTAATCTTTGATGCAGTTGTAAACAATAAGGCAGGAGAGTTTCCTAATAATTTGGAATTAGAGAGAGTGTGGTCTTATATCTTTAAGGTAGATTGTTTAAATGCAACAATATATCTTTTCAAAAAAAACTATCAGATAAGTGTTTTGAAAAAGGAAAGTAGTTATGCTCTTCTTTTTTCCAATAATAAACTAAGTTTACTTGATAAAGATTTACTGCGTTTAAGCAAGCATTTTGATGTTATGCTTATTGAAGAAGAACTTATCATTCTCAACCGTTCAGAATTTGAAAAAGCCTTTGATTATGTAGGTGCAATGAAAGCGGCCGCAGAAGTTAATATTGATGTAATTAAGAATTCAAAATTAGTTGATGGGATGGATATAATTTCAATGCTATCAAATAAAAAGAACACTTTGAGAAAACTTTTGAATATTAATCCTTTAAGTAAGATACTAACAAAAACACCTAAGCAGATTGTAAACCTTGCAAAGAAATATAAAGTAGAATTTAAAATGACCGATGATGAGGCTAAACTTTCAATTACAACTAAGAAGTCCGCAGTTGCCTTTGTAGAAATGTTAAATGATGACTACTTGAAATCAGAATTTTCTGGAAGTTTATATAAAATAAAAGGGAAATCGGAAATTGGGGCGACAAATAAAACAATAGCAAAGAATGCGATATGAATAATTTTTTTATTTATTTCGATTAGTTCAGTTTGCAACTAACATGATAAAGATTAAGGCAAGAATTAGATTGTATAGTTCAGATAAAGGCAGAAAAACACCATTTACTGATGGTTACAGGCCATTATTTAATTTTGTTGAAGAAATGAAAGCTTCTGGTCAAATAACCTTATTAGACAGAAAGGAGTTCTATCCAAATGATGAAGCAGAGGTTGAAATTCGTTTTGTTAGTAAGGAATATTTAGGAGACGATATTAAAGTTGGTAAAAAATTTGTATTTGGCGAAGGACGTTCTAATTTAGGTGAAGGTGTTGTAATAGAGATATTAGAGTTTTGAGGCGAAAACAAAACAGACTAAATAATGGAAAATATAGATTTAGATGGAGTAGCTATATCAACACGAAATATTGTTTACAAGGCAGCCGCTATCTTGAAGGTATCGCATGACGATGATGGTGTTTGGCAGTTTTTAGATGGTTCATCTGAACCTGATGAAAATGATGCAGTTGTTATTAGTTTGGGAACAATACTTAATATTGACCCAACACTGAAAGAAATTTTAAATCTACCTTTGGGTTCAAACGCATTTAGAAGAGATGAAGGTTCGACATGGATTGTAAGAAATCATAATTGAGGTTCAATAAAACAACAAAAGCAGTAAAAAATTGTTTCATTATTTGAGATTATAAGTACTCTCGGTTCCTATGAGCTGCGGAGTTACTAGTCTTTTTACTGTAAAGTTTTAAAATTTCTAAGGATGACCTGTAAGCTCCCCTCTTTTTTGATCCTGATAAAAATAGAAAACGGGCAAACGGCAGCATTGATAACTATTGATTTCCTATCTCAATTGTTGTAAATTTATGGTATGAGTAATTCAAATTGGAGTGCAGAGAAACTAAAGGAATTTAAGGAGAAAAGCGTTGGCTTTATTGAGAAGCTTAGAGCAGAAACCCTTTCTAAAGGCGTGTTTTTTTCCTACCAAGTTGAAGGTGTTACTTATGTAGATTTACCCAACGGAGAAACCTGGGAGATTTCATACAATAGCCAATCGGATTCAATTAACTATTTAAAAAAGGTAAGATAGTTGGCAGATTTTTATTTTATTGCCGGACCTAATGGCGCTGGAAAATCAACTAATATTGAGTATCTGAAAAATCTTGGTGTTGTTCCGGCCAATAATTTTCATATTAATACTGACAAGATTCTTAGTGAAGAATTTTCCCGTTTTGAAAAAAATAATGATTTGCTTGTTCAAGTGAACGCCTATGTAGGCAATATCGAAAGGCAACTTCAAGCGGATAAAGCAAACTATTCTAAAGAAACAAATTTTCATAAACAGGAGCAGATTTCAGAATGTTTTAGATTAAAGAACTTTGGATATAATGTGAATCTCGTTTACGTAAACATTGGAGATCCTGACTTATGCAGCGTTCGAGTTAATCAACGTGTTAAGCAAGGGGGGCATTTTGTTGATCCTATCACAGTGAAGGATAGATATGAAAAGGGCTTGAGCAATATTATTTCGCATTATAAAAAATTCGATAATGTTTATGTATTAAATAATTCTCAGAAGCCAGAAGTATTGTTTAAGGTCGAGCAAAACCAATTAATTAAAATTGCAGAGAAGCTTCCACAGTGGAGTGAAAAATTATTTAAAGAAATTGAATTAAGAGAAAACATGTATAAACGAAAAGGATTTTCCTTATAAACTTAACCCATGAAAAACAAATTATTTTTTTTCCCCATCAGTCTATTTTTACTTTTTGGAAGTATTTCTGCAACCAATGTTGCTGTAAGAATGTTGAGCGGAACTGTTGTTGTGGATGGAAAGGTATTATAAGCAGATTAAATATCAATAATACACGAAGAATCAGTATTATTGAAAATGAGTATAATTACGGGTTGAACTAACTTAAGGTATATACAAGAATTATTGGGGCATAAGAATCTAAAAACAACTCAAATATATACACATGTAAGTAGTGAAGGGCTGGGAAAAGTAACAAGTCCAATTGAAAAATTGAAATTAAAATAATGATAAATAATAGAGGGGTCAAAAAAGACAAAACCGGGGAAAGCCTACCAATTTTGGAAGGCTTTGTAGGGTTTTTAGATAGAAATCCCTTTATATAAAAGAGTTATGGCGCATTTAAAAATGACGAGAGACCTTAAAATATTGACATCATTTTGGTTCATTTTCGGACTGACAGTTCTTCTGTTGAACGACTTTGTTCTAAAAGAACTTTACGGAAATTGGCTGACTGGTAAACTCTCTGACTTTGCTGGACTTTTTATCTTTTCATTGTTTTGGGCGGAACTAGTACCAAGGCACAAAAACAAAATATTTTGGCTGACAGGATTTATATTTATCATATGGAAATCACCCTTCAGTCAAATTCTTATAGACAATTTCAATAATTTTGATCTGCTAAAAATCACCCGAACGGTGGACTACACAGACCTCATTGCTTTATTAATACTTCCTGTTGCATACAACTTTGAAAGTAAAAAGGAAAATATTAAAGCAATAAGAATCAGTCCCATTTTCCCTTTACTTATTTCAGCATTTTCATTTATTGCTACAAGTAAGTCAGACCCAAACGACAATCAAGACACACCAACTTTTCAGGATTCCCCTTTGGAATACGGAAATGAATTTAATATTGAAGAAAAGAAAATATCTTTTCAGCTATCAAAAAGAGAATTCATTAGAATACTAGATTTTTATGAAATTAACTATCCGTTCAAAATTACCAATGACAGTATGTTATTTGCGCATGTTTGGGCTTGGGACAATTTTGACACAATAGCACCAGTAATAAAAGTAGCAGTTGATGAAATAAATAATACTGTTGTTTTAAAATTACAATCAGTAGTTTATGACACTTCGATTACAAATACAAACTCAAGTTTTAAGGGATTTAAAGGACATTATAAACCGGAAAATCGAAAAGTACACGCTGACAGATTTGAAGCATGGTTTATTCCCCAGTTTTTATTAATTAAAAAAATTGACTCTCTAAACACTGTTGGATTAAATGGTATTGCAAATCATGAATACGAAAAATCTATAATGACATTTAATCAAGTTATTCAAATATCACCTCAATGGGCAATTACCAAATTAATGTTTTATAGTAGTATTGGCGACTGCTATGTTGGAAAGAGAGATTATAAAACTGCAATTATAAACTATTACAGGGCAGACTCTTTGAATCACTTATATTCAGGTTATAACTTTAGACCCGAACCGTATATTGGTTTGACAAAAGCTTACGAACAA
The nucleotide sequence above comes from Bacteroidota bacterium. Encoded proteins:
- a CDS encoding toxin-antitoxin system YwqK family antitoxin, with the translated sequence MLKKTLIVLVLIILYSCNKRKEITEYYSNGKVKEECEYIDGQKNWIVRNYYDNGQVQTEVFKKDSLAHGKELSYHPNGKLRSEGENKDGQRIGLFKFYYDNGILEAEEFYVNGLLDGTSKEYYQNGKIKTIYSFTGGKKDGLFKYFYETGKIKKIEGYKNGEGFSDKQYNEDGKVYYYATVDSGLLVYKGNWIPLDTALINKNKK
- a CDS encoding DUF4868 domain-containing protein gives rise to the protein MNKAQLQEKLQYFIQDGETVSVEMYLQYEDDNKSILTYLPATEENKLSPALGRIVRSQIKNKFFNESEDYQYEIVSANTAEANNVRQVFHISKADIPRASVIFDAVVNNKAGEFPNNLELERVWSYIFKVDCLNATIYLFKKNYQISVLKKESSYALLFSNNKLSLLDKDLLRLSKHFDVMLIEEELIILNRSEFEKAFDYVGAMKAAAEVNIDVIKNSKLVDGMDIISMLSNKKNTLRKLLNINPLSKILTKTPKQIVNLAKKYKVEFKMTDDEAKLSITTKKSAVAFVEMLNDDYLKSEFSGSLYKIKGKSEIGATNKTIAKNAI
- a CDS encoding DUF2185 domain-containing protein codes for the protein MENIDLDGVAISTRNIVYKAAAILKVSHDDDGVWQFLDGSSEPDENDAVVISLGTILNIDPTLKEILNLPLGSNAFRRDEGSTWIVRNHN